In one window of Oryza sativa Japonica Group chromosome 9, ASM3414082v1 DNA:
- the LOC4346997 gene encoding transcription factor MYB20 produces MGRQPCCDKVGLKKGPWTAEEDQKLVSFLLGNGQCCWRAVPKLAGLLRCGKSCRLRWTNYLRPDLKRGLLSETEEKTVIDLHEQLGNRWSKIASHLPGRTDNEIKNHWNTHIKKKLRKMGIDPVTHKPLYPAPPLADGGSPEQKVPEEEEEVEEKSSAAVESSTSTCAGHDVFCTDEVPMLHLDDIVLPPPCDVVGDTAGSPAESSSTSTSSSGGGGIDEEWLLPIMEWPESMYLMGLDDVDMVTTAAPAMATSWEFEDPFNAYQRIALFDHHHELTWA; encoded by the exons ATGGGGAGGCAGCCGTGCTGCGACAAGGTTGGGCTGAAGAAGGGTCCatggacggcggaggaggaccAGAAGCTCGTCAGCTTCCTCCTCGGCAACGGCCAATGCTGCTGGCGTGCCGTCCCCAAGCTCGCCG GGTTGCTCCGGTGTGGGAAGAGCTGCCGGCTCCGGTGGACGAACTACCTCCGGCCGGACCTGAAGCGTGGTCTCCTGTCGGAGACGGAGGAGAAGACGGTGATCGACCTGCACGAGCAGCTCGGCAACAG GTGGTCCAAGATCGCGTCGCACCTGCCGGGCAGGACGGACAACGAGATCAAGAACCACTGGAACACGCACATCAAGAAGAAGCTCCGGAAGATGGGGATCGACCCCGTCACACACAAGCCCCTCTACCCTGCTCCGCCGCTGGCCGACGGCGGCTCGCCGGAGCAGAAggtgccggaggaggaggaggaggtggaggagaagtCGTCTGCTGCCGTGGAAAGCTCGACGAGCACCTGCGCCGGCCACGACGTGTTCTGCACCGACGAGGTGCCCATGCTGCACCTGGACGACatcgtcctcccgccgccgtgCGACGTCGTCGGCGACACCGCCGGCTCGCCGGCAGAGTCGTCGTCCACGTCGACGtcgtcgagcggcggcggcggcatcgacgAGGAGTGGCTGCTGCCGATCATGGAGTGGCCGGAGTCGATGTACCTGATGGGGCTCGACGACGTCGACATGGtcaccacggcggcgccggcgatggcgacgtcgTGGGAGTTCGAGGATCCGTTCAACGCGTACCAGAGGATCGCGTTGTTTGATCACCACCACGAGCTGACGTGGGCTTGA
- the LOC4346996 gene encoding uncharacterized protein, whose translation MAISRSAPMEERDQLQGARRSAVGDYLEQQQQQDGVYLIHSQVMRIKKEEEEARELLLKLQLLETRPAGGGRCPATTLRASRSLSPLRRAGGAIPVGE comes from the coding sequence ATGGCGATTTCGAGGTCAGCTCCAATGGAGGAGAGGGATCAGCTGCAGGGAGCAAGAAGATCAGCGGTCGGGGATTatctggagcagcagcagcagcaggatggAGTGTACCTGATCCACAGCCAGGTGATGAGGatcaagaaggaggaggaggaggccaggGAGCTCCTCCTCAAGCTGCAGCTGCTGGAgacgcggccggccggcggcggccgctgccCGGCGACGACGCTCCGGGCATCCCGGTCGCTCtccccgctccgccgcgccggcggcgccatccCGGTCGGGgagtga